In a genomic window of Ralstonia nicotianae:
- a CDS encoding AGE family epimerase/isomerase: MLPSFSTSVLPGTIELPDAAAALEAFARHYDDVLLPMWLGPGWNARAGLCYEALVAEGDRLVPATTSRYRAMACARQLYTFARASVLSKRHAAVCAERAAALCHALDTRFRDTIHGGWLFAIDSALAPQDTTKDLYTHAFVLFAAAHWLAVSDDPRAAALMEEAHDVVSRRFAREGAMPLPVAAMDAAFAAPLAGVEQNPVMHLTEAYLAAAALPDAPAWAEAGVHALAEGMAARFIDARTGCIAELPVDQADTDNRIEPGHQFEWFYLVRAHADVFTRSEPGRQLADTLGRAVDTACRLGVDAKTQGVCLSLELDGGMRDASQRIWAQTEYGRALSLCSETHGTLLASTLSLWSARFLHERGWHEVIDATGRRLRDDMPSSTPYHITTFYEAVRAALAARPTVVPQAVE, translated from the coding sequence ATGCTTCCATCGTTCTCGACGTCCGTCCTACCTGGCACCATCGAACTGCCCGACGCGGCTGCCGCGCTGGAGGCGTTCGCCCGCCATTACGACGATGTCCTGCTGCCGATGTGGCTCGGTCCGGGCTGGAACGCGCGGGCCGGCCTGTGCTACGAGGCGCTGGTCGCCGAGGGCGACCGCCTGGTGCCGGCCACCACGTCGCGCTACCGCGCCATGGCGTGCGCCCGGCAGCTGTACACGTTCGCCCGCGCAAGCGTGCTGTCCAAGCGGCATGCCGCGGTTTGCGCCGAGCGCGCCGCGGCGCTGTGCCATGCGCTGGACACGCGCTTCCGCGACACGATCCACGGCGGCTGGCTGTTCGCCATCGACAGCGCGCTGGCGCCGCAGGACACCACCAAGGACCTGTACACGCACGCCTTCGTGCTGTTCGCCGCCGCGCACTGGCTAGCCGTGAGCGACGATCCGCGCGCCGCGGCGCTGATGGAAGAGGCGCATGACGTCGTCTCCCGCCGCTTTGCGCGCGAGGGCGCCATGCCGCTGCCGGTGGCCGCCATGGACGCGGCCTTCGCCGCGCCGCTGGCCGGCGTCGAGCAGAACCCGGTGATGCACCTGACCGAAGCCTACCTGGCCGCGGCCGCCCTGCCCGATGCGCCCGCCTGGGCCGAGGCCGGCGTGCACGCGCTGGCCGAAGGCATGGCCGCGCGCTTCATCGATGCGCGCACCGGCTGCATCGCCGAACTGCCGGTCGACCAGGCCGACACGGACAACCGCATCGAACCCGGTCACCAGTTCGAATGGTTTTACCTGGTGCGCGCGCACGCCGACGTGTTCACCCGCTCCGAGCCCGGCCGGCAGCTGGCCGACACGCTGGGCCGCGCGGTCGACACCGCCTGCCGCCTGGGCGTGGACGCCAAGACCCAGGGCGTCTGCCTGTCGCTGGAACTGGATGGCGGCATGCGCGACGCCAGCCAGCGCATCTGGGCACAGACCGAATATGGTCGCGCGCTGTCGCTGTGCAGCGAAACCCACGGCACGCTGCTGGCCAGCACGCTGTCGCTGTGGTCGGCGCGCTTCCTCCATGAGCGTGGCTGGCATGAGGTGATCGACGCGACGGGCCGGCGCCTGCGCGACGACATGCCCTCCAGCACGCCATACCACATCACGACTTTCTACGAGGCGGTCCGCGCTGCACTGGCGGCCCGCCCGACTGTTGTACCCCAAGCTGTTGAGTGA
- a CDS encoding PepSY-associated TM helix domain-containing protein, translating to MTDLSRPPLSAHPVAAKRPARGEHVANRRATLVRWLRKTHGWFGLWGAVMGLIFGVSGIWLNHRAVMKLPVAQQKTTSQIALSDPVPATPDAMGAWLQQALGLPEAPRRVRVKPAQPVPWAERGGKSDKSEARHDASAAKPLMQPEQWTFDFDAAVTQIQVEYWAGNRSASVRQTDNGLLGTLISLHLGRGMTVPWLLLVDTLAGCLIFLSLSGLALWVLTTKRRTVGWTIFGLGSLLAIGLAVARL from the coding sequence ATGACCGATCTGTCCCGTCCCCCGCTGTCCGCTCATCCCGTTGCCGCCAAGCGTCCGGCGCGCGGCGAGCACGTCGCCAACCGCCGCGCCACCCTGGTGCGTTGGCTGCGCAAGACGCACGGCTGGTTCGGCCTGTGGGGCGCGGTGATGGGGCTGATCTTCGGCGTCTCGGGCATCTGGCTGAACCACCGGGCAGTGATGAAGCTGCCAGTGGCGCAGCAGAAGACCACCTCGCAGATCGCCCTGTCCGATCCCGTGCCCGCCACACCCGACGCCATGGGCGCATGGCTGCAACAGGCGCTGGGCCTGCCGGAGGCGCCACGACGCGTGCGGGTCAAGCCGGCCCAGCCGGTGCCGTGGGCCGAGCGCGGCGGCAAGAGCGACAAGAGCGAAGCACGCCACGACGCCTCCGCCGCCAAGCCGCTGATGCAGCCCGAGCAATGGACCTTCGATTTCGACGCCGCCGTCACGCAGATCCAGGTGGAGTACTGGGCCGGCAACCGCTCGGCCAGCGTGCGCCAGACCGACAACGGCCTCCTCGGCACGCTGATCAGCCTGCACCTGGGCCGGGGCATGACGGTGCCGTGGCTCCTGCTGGTCGATACGCTGGCCGGGTGCCTGATCTTCCTGTCGCTGTCGGGCCTGGCGCTGTGGGTGCTGACCACCAAGCGGCGCACCGTCGGCTGGACGATCTTCGGGCTCGGCAGCCTGCTGGCCATCGGGCTGGCGGTGGCCCGGCTGTAG
- a CDS encoding ABC transporter substrate-binding protein, which yields MQMGNHTRSRRGTRLRRLAAVAFALCAGLAASVAQADISVIQSLPLSGSQAVTGHALNAGARLYFDWLNLNGGIHGETVRLVARDDEQKVEQTVRNVRDMAKVDNPVALLTVVGTANVEALMREGVLAEARLPLVGPATGASSMTGDPLVFPIKASYRQEIDKMITALVTIGITRIGVLYQDDALGKEAIAGVERTLKAHGLPIAAMASYPRNTASVGPAVDKLLAADAQAIFLGATAAPAGQFVRQYRERGGGAQLLGLSSIDPGILQKIAGLDAVRGYSLALVMPNPGKSVHPVIREFNRARAAVGATDVELSFRAVEGFVAAKVLAEAIRRAGPKPTREQVQHALAGLRDYDVGGGFTVDFTDRSRPGSHYVELGVVGPNGLVIQ from the coding sequence ATGCAAATGGGAAATCACACGCGCAGTCGGCGGGGGACTCGGCTGCGCCGGCTGGCGGCCGTCGCGTTCGCGCTTTGCGCCGGGTTGGCGGCATCGGTCGCCCAGGCCGACATCAGCGTCATCCAGTCATTGCCGCTGTCCGGCTCGCAGGCCGTCACCGGGCACGCGCTGAATGCCGGCGCCCGGCTGTACTTCGACTGGCTCAACCTGAACGGCGGCATCCACGGCGAGACCGTCCGCCTGGTCGCCCGCGACGACGAGCAGAAGGTCGAGCAGACCGTGCGCAACGTGCGCGACATGGCCAAGGTCGACAACCCGGTCGCGCTGCTCACCGTGGTCGGCACCGCCAACGTCGAGGCGCTGATGCGCGAGGGCGTGCTGGCCGAGGCCCGGTTGCCGCTGGTCGGGCCGGCCACCGGCGCGTCCAGCATGACCGGCGACCCGCTGGTGTTCCCCATCAAGGCGAGCTACCGGCAGGAGATCGACAAGATGATCACCGCGCTGGTGACGATCGGCATCACGCGCATCGGCGTGCTGTACCAGGACGATGCGCTGGGCAAGGAGGCCATCGCCGGCGTCGAGCGCACGCTCAAGGCGCACGGGCTGCCGATTGCCGCCATGGCCTCGTATCCGCGCAACACCGCGAGCGTGGGCCCGGCAGTGGACAAGCTGCTGGCCGCCGACGCGCAGGCGATTTTCCTGGGCGCCACCGCCGCGCCGGCGGGCCAGTTCGTCCGGCAGTACCGGGAGCGGGGTGGTGGGGCGCAGTTGCTCGGGCTGTCGTCCATCGATCCGGGCATCCTGCAGAAGATCGCCGGGCTCGATGCGGTGCGCGGTTATTCGCTGGCGTTGGTGATGCCGAACCCGGGCAAGAGCGTGCACCCGGTGATCCGCGAGTTCAACCGGGCCCGCGCGGCGGTGGGCGCGACGGACGTCGAACTGTCGTTCCGGGCGGTGGAGGGATTCGTGGCGGCCAAGGTGCTGGCCGAGGCGATCCGCCGCGCGGGCCCGAAGCCGACCCGCGAGCAGGTGCAGCATGCGCTGGCGGGGCTGCGCGACTACGACGTCGGCGGCGGGTTCACGGTGGATTTCACCGATCGCAGCCGCCCCGGTTCGCACTATGTCGAGCTGGGCGTGGTGGGGCCGAACGGCCTGGTGATCCAGTAG
- a CDS encoding ATP-binding protein produces MFRSTLKLSLMMLVAGAIAVQALSWSAGWLFHDTLTQGQREGRKGYVFLLREYLDRFPGEARATAIQRLNNNATELFDMVEPDTVADLSTEQRRDLADGKLVVMTNRMDYYLPLRDGTVLHARFEDIGYYTAIKIIAFCLIAIATLLPILFWSWLLWRDLRALEEAARGFGGGMLSTRAHLRRGSNVHALARQFNDMAERIQGSIQHQREMMNGISHELKTPIARLEFGIALLQSPVPEDQRKARFDALRSDVRELDELVTELLALSRLEQGATHLVLMRVTVGEWLDSVVANIADDVADRQLTLAVHADFAPAHHVCDPRLVARALLNLIRNAMRYARQAITVRAEAGTYGSLCLTVEDDGPGIPAAERARVFEPFYRLDASRDRHTGGFGLGLAIVRRIALVHGGEVRLDTGGSGGARFVLLLPAMPLPMQ; encoded by the coding sequence ATGTTCCGCTCAACGCTGAAGCTATCGCTCATGATGCTGGTGGCCGGCGCGATTGCCGTCCAGGCGCTCAGTTGGTCGGCCGGCTGGCTGTTCCACGACACCCTGACGCAGGGCCAGCGCGAGGGGCGCAAGGGTTACGTCTTCCTGTTGCGGGAGTATCTCGATCGCTTTCCCGGCGAGGCTCGCGCCACGGCCATCCAGCGCCTCAACAACAACGCGACAGAGCTGTTCGACATGGTTGAGCCCGATACGGTCGCCGATCTGAGCACCGAGCAGCGGCGCGACCTAGCCGATGGCAAGCTGGTTGTGATGACCAACCGCATGGATTACTACCTGCCGTTGCGCGACGGCACCGTGCTGCATGCACGCTTTGAAGACATCGGCTATTACACCGCCATCAAGATCATCGCCTTCTGCCTCATTGCCATCGCCACGCTGCTGCCGATCCTGTTCTGGAGCTGGCTGCTGTGGCGCGACCTGCGCGCCCTGGAGGAGGCGGCGCGCGGCTTTGGCGGCGGCATGCTGTCCACGCGCGCGCACCTGCGGCGGGGCTCCAACGTTCATGCGCTCGCGCGGCAGTTCAACGACATGGCCGAGCGCATCCAGGGCTCGATCCAGCACCAGCGCGAGATGATGAACGGCATCTCGCACGAGCTGAAGACGCCGATCGCGCGGCTGGAGTTCGGCATCGCGCTGTTGCAGTCGCCGGTGCCGGAAGACCAGCGCAAGGCCCGCTTCGATGCCCTGCGCAGCGATGTGCGCGAACTCGACGAGCTGGTCACGGAGCTGCTGGCGCTGAGCCGGCTGGAGCAGGGCGCCACGCACCTGGTGCTGATGCGCGTGACGGTCGGCGAATGGCTCGACAGCGTCGTCGCCAACATCGCCGACGATGTGGCCGACCGGCAGCTCACGCTCGCCGTCCACGCCGATTTCGCACCGGCGCACCACGTCTGCGATCCGCGCCTGGTCGCGCGCGCGCTGCTCAACCTGATCCGCAATGCCATGCGCTATGCGCGCCAGGCCATCACCGTGCGCGCCGAGGCCGGCACCTACGGCAGCCTGTGCCTGACGGTGGAAGACGATGGCCCCGGCATTCCCGCCGCCGAGCGCGCGCGCGTGTTCGAGCCGTTCTACCGGCTCGACGCCAGCCGCGACCGCCATACCGGCGGCTTCGGCCTGGGCCTGGCGATCGTGCGGCGGATCGCGCTGGTGCACGGCGGCGAGGTGCGGCTCGATACGGGCGGCTCGGGCGGCGCCCGCTTTGTCCTGCTGCTGCCGGCGATGCCGCTGCCGATGCAGTAG
- a CDS encoding response regulator transcription factor — MAEAPLKTRVLLIEDDDRLAQLVSEYLGNYEFTVEVVRRGDIAVAAVREHRPALVILDLMLPHMDGMEVCRRIRAFSRVPVLILTARVDTYDQVAGLEIGADDYVLKPVEPRLLVARARALLRRVASAMPAAEPATPRDDTLVFGELAISPPNRTVTWRGQPVELKTAEFNLLLILARAAGTVLSRDDILKQLRGIEFDGLDRTVDSGISRLRRRFGDASPEPHKIKTIWGRGYLFSPSAWEE, encoded by the coding sequence ATGGCCGAGGCGCCGCTCAAGACCAGGGTGCTGCTGATCGAGGACGACGATCGCCTGGCGCAGCTGGTCAGCGAATATCTGGGCAACTACGAATTCACGGTCGAGGTGGTCCGGCGCGGCGACATCGCGGTCGCGGCCGTGCGCGAGCATCGGCCGGCGCTGGTGATCCTCGACCTGATGCTGCCGCACATGGACGGCATGGAGGTGTGCCGGCGCATCCGCGCGTTCTCGCGCGTGCCGGTGCTGATCCTGACGGCGCGTGTCGATACCTACGACCAGGTCGCGGGCCTGGAGATCGGCGCCGACGACTATGTGCTCAAGCCGGTCGAGCCGCGCCTGCTGGTGGCGCGCGCCCGCGCCTTGCTGCGCCGCGTGGCGTCCGCCATGCCGGCCGCCGAGCCCGCCACCCCGCGCGACGATACGCTGGTGTTCGGCGAGCTTGCCATCTCGCCGCCCAACCGCACCGTCACCTGGCGCGGTCAGCCGGTCGAGCTGAAGACGGCCGAGTTCAACCTGCTGTTGATCCTGGCGCGCGCGGCCGGCACCGTGCTCAGCCGCGACGACATCCTCAAGCAGCTGCGCGGCATCGAATTCGACGGGCTGGACCGTACCGTCGACTCCGGCATCTCGCGCCTGCGCCGCCGCTTCGGCGACGCCTCGCCCGAGCCGCACAAGATCAAGACGATCTGGGGGCGCGGCTATCTGTTCAGCCCCTCGGCGTGGGAGGAGTGA
- the tcuC gene encoding MFS transporter has product MHTHNPNESKARSIFRVVSGNFLEMYDFMVYGYYAKAIADTFFPADNEFLSLMLSLVTFGVGFLMRPLGALILGAYIDRHGRRAGLILTLGLMACGTLLIALVPGYATIGLAAPLLVLIGRLLQGFSAGVELGGVSVYLAEISTPGRKGFFVSWQSASQQVAVMFAALLGVLLSFQLSPKEMGEWGWRVPFLVGCLIVPFLFLIRRSLQETEEFKQRKHRPALGEIFRSMGENWRLVGAGTLLVVMTTVSFYLITAYTPTFGKSVLHLSNLDSLIVTLCVGASNFFWLPVMGSVSDRIGRRPLLITFTALTLLTAYPAMQWLIAEPSFGRLLAVELWLSFLYGSYNGAMVVTLTEIMPPAVRTTGFSLAYSLATAIFGGFTPAIATWLIHATGNKAMPGLWLSFAAICGLVATLIVVKPAGRHVHTTVTTA; this is encoded by the coding sequence ATGCATACCCACAACCCCAACGAATCCAAGGCCCGTTCCATCTTCCGGGTGGTCAGCGGTAACTTCCTGGAGATGTACGACTTCATGGTCTACGGCTACTACGCCAAGGCCATCGCGGACACCTTCTTCCCGGCCGACAACGAGTTCCTCTCGCTGATGCTGTCGCTGGTGACCTTCGGCGTCGGCTTCCTGATGCGGCCGCTGGGCGCGCTGATCCTGGGCGCCTACATCGACCGCCACGGCCGCCGCGCCGGCCTGATCCTGACGCTGGGGCTGATGGCCTGCGGCACGCTGCTGATCGCGCTGGTGCCGGGCTATGCCACGATCGGCCTGGCGGCGCCGCTGCTGGTGCTGATCGGCCGCCTGCTGCAAGGCTTCTCGGCCGGCGTGGAGCTGGGCGGGGTGTCGGTCTACCTGGCGGAAATCTCGACGCCGGGCCGCAAGGGCTTCTTCGTGAGCTGGCAATCGGCCAGCCAGCAGGTGGCGGTGATGTTCGCCGCGCTGCTGGGCGTGCTGCTGTCGTTCCAGCTCTCGCCCAAGGAAATGGGTGAGTGGGGCTGGCGCGTGCCGTTCCTGGTCGGCTGCCTGATCGTGCCGTTCCTGTTCCTCATCCGCCGCTCGCTGCAGGAGACGGAGGAGTTCAAGCAGCGCAAGCACCGTCCGGCGCTGGGCGAGATCTTCCGCTCGATGGGCGAGAACTGGCGCCTGGTGGGCGCGGGCACGCTGCTGGTGGTGATGACCACGGTGTCGTTCTACCTGATCACGGCCTACACGCCGACCTTCGGCAAGAGCGTGCTGCACCTGTCGAACCTCGACAGCCTGATCGTCACGCTGTGCGTGGGCGCCTCCAACTTCTTCTGGCTGCCGGTGATGGGCTCGGTGTCCGACCGCATCGGCCGCCGCCCGCTGCTGATCACCTTCACCGCGCTGACGCTGCTGACGGCCTATCCGGCGATGCAGTGGCTGATCGCCGAGCCGTCGTTCGGCCGCCTGCTGGCCGTGGAGCTGTGGCTGTCGTTCCTGTACGGCAGCTATAACGGCGCGATGGTGGTGACGCTCACCGAGATCATGCCGCCGGCAGTGCGCACCACCGGGTTCTCGCTGGCCTACAGCCTGGCGACCGCCATCTTCGGCGGCTTCACCCCGGCCATCGCCACCTGGCTGATCCACGCTACCGGCAACAAGGCCATGCCGGGCCTGTGGCTGTCCTTCGCCGCCATCTGCGGCCTGGTCGCCACGCTGATCGTGGTCAAGCCGGCGGGCCGCCACGTGCACACCACCGTGACGACCGCCTGA
- a CDS encoding AraC family transcriptional regulator, which yields MPAQRLLPTDLEGRIPPSPAHPVRLYTRQMQANSRFPRHTHAWAQVAYSHTGVLRVQAGDTAWVVPPSRAIWIPPGIEHEVWVVEAAFLRTLYVDPSVVTGTLAQCRVMEVSPLLRELIAAMDVRRPLSAAREQAVATLILDELHRSAPLPLDLPMPTDKRLRALCERVMADPGTPLTFDALAREVGASTRTLARRFRDELGVNFSQWRQQAVLASAIPLMSQGLPLSRIAQALGYNSQSAFSAMFRRAFGQSPSAFLHRPGPEAQAA from the coding sequence ATGCCCGCCCAGCGCCTGCTGCCGACCGATCTCGAAGGACGCATCCCGCCCTCGCCGGCCCATCCGGTGCGGCTGTACACGCGGCAGATGCAGGCCAACAGCCGCTTCCCGCGCCACACGCACGCCTGGGCCCAGGTCGCCTACAGCCATACCGGCGTGCTGCGCGTGCAGGCCGGCGACACGGCCTGGGTGGTGCCGCCATCACGCGCCATCTGGATTCCGCCCGGCATCGAGCACGAGGTGTGGGTGGTGGAGGCCGCCTTCCTGCGCACGCTCTACGTCGATCCCTCGGTGGTGACGGGCACGCTCGCGCAATGCCGGGTAATGGAGGTGTCGCCGCTGCTGCGCGAGCTGATCGCCGCGATGGATGTGCGCCGGCCGCTCTCGGCGGCCCGCGAGCAGGCCGTGGCCACGCTGATCCTCGACGAGCTGCACCGCAGCGCGCCCCTGCCGCTGGACCTGCCGATGCCGACCGACAAGCGCCTGCGCGCGCTGTGCGAACGGGTGATGGCCGATCCTGGCACGCCGCTGACCTTCGATGCGCTGGCGCGCGAGGTCGGCGCCAGCACCCGCACGCTGGCCCGGCGTTTCCGGGACGAGCTGGGCGTGAATTTTTCGCAGTGGCGCCAGCAGGCGGTGCTGGCCAGCGCGATCCCGCTGATGTCGCAGGGCCTGCCGCTGTCGCGCATCGCGCAGGCGCTGGGCTACAACAGCCAGAGCGCGTTCTCGGCGATGTTCCGGCGCGCCTTCGGCCAGAGCCCGAGCGCGTTCCTGCACCGGCCGGGGCCGGAGGCGCAGGCCGCGTGA
- a CDS encoding MipA/OmpV family protein, with product MRKRLSISSLVLLPGIWLAPLPAVADAPSYSVSLNAGVMPRYQGSKHYTATVMPGFRADFGNGFFIDPTRGGAGYNMRFANGMFASAAVSYDPGRADENRYGRPGSDDLRGMGNIKGSFLGVLTVGSRIVGETTASATLELPISNRDRGWSAHVDLAAPIYSQGADKITVSPSLHFGSRKYMQTYFGVTPQQAADSGFAPYTADSGLQAASLTVAWKHTFSRQWAVQTAVGTTRLLGNAAKSPIVQNKQGYFAGTGIVYTF from the coding sequence GTGCGCAAACGTCTGTCCATCTCCTCTCTCGTCCTGCTGCCTGGCATCTGGCTGGCGCCGTTGCCGGCCGTTGCCGACGCGCCGTCGTATTCGGTGTCGCTCAATGCCGGCGTGATGCCGCGCTATCAGGGCAGCAAGCACTACACCGCCACCGTCATGCCGGGTTTCCGGGCCGATTTCGGCAACGGCTTCTTCATCGATCCGACACGCGGCGGCGCGGGCTACAACATGCGCTTCGCGAACGGCATGTTCGCTTCGGCCGCCGTGTCGTACGACCCGGGCCGCGCCGACGAAAACCGCTACGGCCGCCCCGGTTCGGACGACCTGCGCGGGATGGGCAACATCAAGGGATCGTTCCTGGGCGTGCTCACGGTGGGCAGCCGGATCGTCGGCGAGACGACCGCCAGCGCGACGCTGGAGCTGCCGATCAGCAACCGCGACCGCGGCTGGTCCGCTCACGTGGATCTGGCCGCGCCGATCTACAGCCAGGGCGCCGACAAGATCACCGTGAGCCCGAGCCTGCATTTCGGCTCGCGCAAATACATGCAGACCTATTTCGGCGTGACGCCGCAGCAGGCGGCCGACAGCGGCTTCGCGCCGTACACCGCCGACAGCGGCCTGCAGGCGGCCTCGCTGACGGTGGCGTGGAAGCACACGTTCTCGCGCCAGTGGGCGGTGCAGACGGCGGTCGGCACCACGCGCCTGCTGGGCAACGCCGCCAAGAGCCCGATTGTGCAGAACAAGCAGGGCTACTTCGCCGGCACCGGCATCGTCTATACGTTCTGA
- the tcuC gene encoding MFS transporter, with protein sequence MHTHNPNESKARAIFRVVSGNFLEMFDFMVYGYYATAIAATFFPAGNAFLSLMLSLMTFGAGFLMRPLGAIVLGAYIDRHGRRAGLILTLVLMACGTMLIALVPGYGTIGLAAPLLVLIGRLLQGFSAGGEPGGVSVYLSEIATPGRKGFYVSWQSGSQQVAVMFAALLGVLLSFKLSPKEMGEWGWRVPFLIGCLIVPFLFFIRRSLRETEEFEQRKHRPTMGELLRSMGENWRLAGAGTLLAVMTTVSFYLITAYTPTFGRNVLHMSDFDSLIVTLCVGASNLIWLPVMGSLSDRIGRRTPLIVFSALTLLTAYPAMTWLIAEPSFGRLLAVELWLSFLYGGYNGAMIVTLTEIMPPQLRTTGFSLAYSLATAIFGGFTPAIATGLIHATGNKAMPGLWLSFAAICGLVATLTVVKPQPRPAAMPDPLLEP encoded by the coding sequence ATGCATACCCACAACCCTAACGAATCCAAAGCCCGCGCCATCTTCCGGGTCGTCAGCGGCAACTTCCTCGAGATGTTCGACTTCATGGTCTACGGCTACTACGCCACGGCCATTGCAGCGACGTTCTTCCCCGCAGGCAACGCCTTCCTGTCGCTGATGTTATCGCTGATGACCTTCGGCGCCGGCTTCCTGATGCGGCCGCTGGGCGCGATCGTCCTGGGCGCCTACATCGACCGCCACGGCCGCCGCGCCGGCCTGATCCTGACGCTGGTGCTGATGGCCTGCGGCACGATGCTGATCGCGCTGGTGCCGGGCTACGGCACCATCGGCCTGGCCGCGCCGCTGCTGGTGCTGATCGGCCGCCTGCTGCAAGGCTTCTCGGCCGGCGGCGAGCCGGGCGGGGTCTCGGTCTACCTGTCGGAAATCGCGACGCCGGGCCGCAAAGGCTTCTACGTGAGCTGGCAGTCCGGCAGCCAGCAGGTGGCGGTGATGTTCGCCGCGCTGCTGGGCGTGCTGCTGTCGTTCAAGCTCTCGCCCAAGGAAATGGGCGAATGGGGCTGGCGCGTGCCGTTCCTGATCGGCTGCCTGATCGTGCCGTTCCTGTTCTTCATCCGCCGCTCGCTGCGCGAGACGGAGGAGTTCGAGCAGCGCAAGCACCGCCCGACCATGGGCGAGCTGCTCCGCTCGATGGGCGAGAACTGGCGCCTCGCGGGCGCAGGCACGCTGCTGGCCGTGATGACCACGGTGTCGTTCTACCTGATCACAGCCTACACGCCGACCTTCGGCCGGAACGTGCTGCACATGTCGGATTTCGACAGCCTGATCGTCACGCTGTGCGTGGGCGCGTCCAACCTCATCTGGCTGCCGGTGATGGGCTCGCTGTCCGACCGCATCGGCCGCCGCACGCCGCTGATCGTCTTCAGCGCGCTGACGCTGTTGACGGCCTACCCGGCCATGACGTGGCTGATCGCCGAGCCGTCGTTCGGCCGCCTGCTGGCGGTGGAGCTGTGGCTGTCGTTCCTGTACGGCGGCTACAACGGCGCCATGATCGTCACGCTCACCGAGATCATGCCGCCGCAGCTGCGCACCACGGGCTTCTCGCTGGCCTACAGCCTGGCGACCGCCATCTTCGGCGGCTTCACCCCGGCCATCGCCACCGGGCTGATCCACGCCACCGGCAACAAGGCCATGCCTGGCCTGTGGCTGTCCTTCGCCGCCATCTGCGGCCTGGTCGCCACGCTGACGGTGGTCAAGCCGCAGCCCCGTCCCGCCGCCATGCCAGACCCTCTGCTCGAGCCGTAA